One stretch of Variovorax sp. 54 DNA includes these proteins:
- a CDS encoding M16 family metallopeptidase, producing the protein MKNLKKFASTALLAGITALFGMGSAQAALPIEHWTLANGAKVYLVSTNALPIVDVQIDFDAGSRRDPAAQAGLASTSAAMVEKGVRAGRNGEPALDQNALGEAWADLGASFDVSAGTDRTSYTLRTLSDPALLTKSVALAAREIGEPSFPDDIWPRERERINAAIKEANTKPATVVGRAFAQAVYGTHPYGQEVTEETLARIDTAAMRQRYEQLILPCRAKLSIVGAVTRAEAEALATTLLSRLPSPAACAPLPAIAPVVALTAPKDERIPFDSAQAHVFIGQPGYPRQDPDHFALTLGNYVLGGGGFVSRLTEEVREKRGLAYSVYSGFAPGLDAGAFRIGFQTRPDQADAATKVSREVLAKFVAEGPTEKELKAAKDNLIGGFPLLLDSNRKLIGNVANIAWYGLPLDYLDTWTARMNAVTAADIQAAFGRKLQPQRMVTVVVGGKPAAP; encoded by the coding sequence ATGAAGAACCTCAAGAAATTTGCAAGCACCGCCCTCCTGGCGGGCATCACCGCGCTGTTCGGCATGGGCAGTGCGCAGGCCGCGCTGCCCATCGAGCACTGGACGCTGGCCAACGGCGCCAAGGTGTACCTGGTGTCGACCAACGCGCTGCCGATCGTCGACGTGCAGATCGACTTCGACGCCGGCAGCCGGCGCGACCCGGCGGCGCAGGCCGGGCTGGCCAGCACCAGCGCCGCAATGGTCGAGAAGGGCGTGCGTGCCGGCCGCAACGGCGAGCCCGCGCTCGACCAGAACGCGCTGGGCGAGGCCTGGGCCGATCTGGGCGCCAGCTTCGACGTGAGCGCCGGCACCGACCGGACCAGCTACACGCTGCGCACGCTGTCCGACCCGGCGCTGCTGACCAAGTCCGTGGCCCTGGCCGCGCGCGAGATCGGTGAGCCCTCGTTCCCCGACGACATCTGGCCGCGCGAACGCGAGCGCATCAACGCCGCCATCAAGGAAGCCAACACCAAGCCCGCAACCGTGGTCGGCCGCGCCTTCGCGCAGGCCGTGTACGGCACGCATCCCTACGGCCAGGAAGTGACCGAAGAGACGCTGGCGCGCATCGACACGGCCGCCATGCGTCAGCGCTACGAGCAGCTGATCCTGCCGTGCCGCGCCAAGCTCAGCATCGTGGGCGCGGTCACGCGCGCCGAGGCCGAGGCGCTCGCGACCACGCTGCTGTCGCGCCTGCCCAGCCCTGCGGCCTGCGCACCGCTGCCGGCCATCGCGCCGGTGGTGGCGCTTACGGCGCCGAAGGACGAGCGCATTCCCTTCGACTCGGCGCAGGCCCACGTCTTCATCGGCCAGCCCGGCTACCCGCGCCAGGACCCGGACCACTTCGCGCTCACGCTCGGCAACTACGTACTCGGCGGCGGTGGCTTTGTCTCGCGGCTGACCGAAGAGGTGCGCGAGAAGCGCGGCCTGGCCTACAGCGTGTACAGCGGCTTTGCGCCGGGGCTCGACGCGGGCGCCTTCCGCATCGGCTTCCAGACCCGGCCCGACCAGGCCGACGCGGCGACCAAGGTCTCGCGCGAGGTGCTCGCGAAGTTCGTGGCCGAAGGCCCGACCGAGAAGGAACTGAAGGCCGCGAAGGACAACCTGATCGGCGGCTTCCCGCTGCTGCTGGACAGCAATCGCAAGCTGATCGGCAACGTCGCCAACATCGCCTGGTACGGCCTGCCGCTGGACTACCTCGACACCTGGACCGCGCGCATGAACGCGGTCACGGCCGCCGACATCCAGGCCGCGTTCGGCCGCAAGCTGCAACCGCAGCGCATGGTGACGGTGGTGGTGGGCGGCAAGCCGGCCGCTCCGTAA
- a CDS encoding RsmD family RNA methyltransferase: MPQKPTKKNAAAPASRAPAAKRPSRPNEVRIIGGEWKRTRLAVADKPGLRPTPDRVRETLFNWLASLAGVGGGALPGWHCIDAFAGTGALGLEAASRGAANVLLCEQDGALVAQLEAAKTKLSAKAVRVERGNGVTALERAAAGSLQAVFLDPPFETVALYEPALRAAARALHADGAIYLEAPRRWAAEELAALGLVEFRYLKAGAVHAHLLRRAVSVPA, from the coding sequence ATGCCCCAGAAGCCCACAAAAAAGAACGCCGCCGCGCCTGCCTCGCGCGCCCCCGCCGCCAAGCGCCCGTCGCGGCCCAACGAGGTCCGCATCATTGGCGGCGAGTGGAAACGCACCCGCCTCGCCGTGGCCGACAAGCCCGGCTTGCGTCCCACGCCCGACCGTGTGCGCGAAACGCTGTTCAACTGGCTCGCGAGCCTCGCGGGCGTGGGCGGCGGTGCGCTGCCGGGCTGGCACTGCATCGACGCCTTCGCGGGCACCGGCGCGCTTGGCCTCGAAGCCGCCTCGCGCGGCGCGGCCAACGTGCTGCTGTGCGAGCAGGACGGCGCGCTGGTCGCCCAGCTGGAGGCCGCCAAGACCAAGCTCTCGGCCAAGGCCGTGCGCGTGGAACGCGGCAACGGCGTCACCGCGCTCGAACGCGCGGCGGCGGGCAGCCTGCAGGCGGTGTTTCTCGATCCGCCCTTCGAGACCGTCGCGCTGTACGAGCCGGCCCTGCGCGCCGCCGCGCGTGCGCTGCATGCCGACGGCGCGATCTACCTGGAGGCGCCGCGCCGCTGGGCCGCCGAAGAACTCGCCGCGCTCGGCCTCGTGGAATTCCGCTACCTGAAGGCCGGCGCCGTGCATGCCCATCTGCTGCGGCGCGCCGTGTCCGTGCCTGCATAA
- a CDS encoding LysE/ArgO family amino acid transporter, whose protein sequence is MTAVHTSTAFLNGLFMSLVLIVAIGAQNAYVLRQGLRREHVSAVVLFCAVCDAVLVAAGVAGMAQALKGRPMLATLLAGFGAAFLCGYGLRALWRSRQPGALQTVSQGASRSRAAVVAQAAGFTLLNPHVYLDTVLLVGSAGAQYPGALKLWFVAGASLASVLWFTALGFGARLLAPVFARPRAWQMLDALIGGTMLVLAALLARRAFMGY, encoded by the coding sequence ATGACCGCCGTCCACACGTCCACCGCTTTCCTCAACGGGCTCTTCATGAGCCTGGTGCTCATCGTCGCCATCGGTGCCCAGAACGCGTACGTGCTGCGCCAGGGTTTGCGTCGCGAGCATGTGAGCGCGGTGGTGTTGTTCTGCGCCGTCTGCGACGCGGTGCTGGTCGCCGCGGGCGTGGCCGGCATGGCGCAGGCGCTGAAGGGCCGGCCGATGCTGGCGACGCTGCTCGCGGGTTTCGGCGCGGCCTTTCTCTGCGGCTACGGCCTGCGCGCGCTGTGGCGCTCGCGGCAGCCGGGCGCGCTGCAGACGGTGTCGCAGGGCGCCTCGCGCTCGCGCGCCGCGGTGGTCGCGCAGGCCGCCGGCTTCACGTTGCTGAACCCGCACGTCTACCTGGACACCGTGCTGCTCGTGGGCAGCGCCGGGGCGCAGTACCCGGGTGCGCTCAAGCTCTGGTTCGTGGCGGGCGCGTCGCTGGCCAGCGTGCTGTGGTTCACCGCGCTGGGCTTCGGCGCGCGGCTGCTGGCGCCGGTGTTCGCACGCCCGCGCGCCTGGCAGATGCTCGATGCGCTCATCGGCGGCACCATGCTCGTGCTGGCGGCCTTGCTGGCCCGTCGTGCGTTCATGGGCTACTGA
- a CDS encoding biotin-dependent carboxyltransferase family protein, which translates to MILVRKPGVHASVQDLGRPGLRQLGICPGGALDMLALTLANRLAGNADAAAGIEFTMGGCELQFETDTRIALTGDDFGATLDGVPLWPCWSVPVRAGQTLRLAGANAPGTPKAGLRSWLAVAGGIDVAPMLGSRSTDLKAGFGGHEGRALRKGDRLALGASRLDADQSARRPFGLRAPDWGTAEADGALALRVLPGPEFDLFTPDAQALLWNERWRITPQSNRMGSRLAGAELQRKAAGDMLSSGVIPGTVQVPPSGQPIILMGDAQTTGGYPRIGVVIRADLWKLAQAPLGGRLRLVRTDLSHALAAWAGQQRYLAQVAQGLAAAGWPGAA; encoded by the coding sequence ATGATCCTCGTGCGCAAACCCGGCGTGCATGCCTCGGTGCAGGACCTCGGCCGGCCCGGCCTGCGCCAGCTCGGCATCTGCCCGGGCGGCGCGCTCGACATGCTCGCGCTCACGCTGGCGAACCGGCTGGCCGGCAACGCCGACGCGGCGGCCGGCATCGAATTCACCATGGGCGGCTGCGAGCTGCAGTTCGAGACCGACACCCGCATCGCGCTCACCGGCGACGACTTCGGCGCCACGCTCGACGGCGTGCCGCTGTGGCCCTGCTGGAGCGTGCCCGTGCGCGCCGGCCAGACGCTGCGGCTCGCCGGCGCCAACGCGCCCGGCACGCCGAAGGCCGGCCTGCGCAGCTGGCTTGCGGTGGCGGGCGGCATCGACGTCGCACCCATGCTCGGCTCGCGCAGCACCGACCTCAAGGCCGGCTTCGGCGGCCATGAAGGCCGTGCGCTGCGCAAGGGCGACCGGCTCGCGCTGGGCGCTTCGCGCCTCGATGCCGACCAAAGTGCGCGCCGTCCTTTCGGCTTGCGCGCGCCCGACTGGGGCACGGCCGAGGCCGATGGCGCGCTTGCGCTGCGCGTGCTGCCCGGCCCCGAGTTCGACCTGTTCACACCCGACGCGCAGGCGCTGCTGTGGAACGAGCGCTGGCGCATCACGCCGCAGAGCAACCGCATGGGCAGCCGGCTTGCCGGCGCCGAGCTGCAGCGCAAGGCGGCCGGCGACATGCTGTCCTCGGGCGTGATCCCCGGCACGGTCCAGGTGCCGCCCTCGGGCCAGCCGATCATCCTCATGGGCGACGCGCAGACCACCGGCGGCTACCCGCGCATCGGCGTGGTGATCCGCGCCGACTTGTGGAAGCTCGCGCAGGCGCCGCTCGGCGGCCGGTTGCGGCTGGTGCGCACCGACCTGTCGCATGCGCTTGCGGCCTGGGCCGGGCAGCAGCGCTACCTGGCGCAGGTGGCGCAAGGGCTCGCCGCTGCGGGCTGGCCCGGCGCGGCTTAG
- a CDS encoding alpha/beta fold hydrolase, producing the protein MPHLVLLPGLACDERLWEAQLPALPAAFGARVSDVQTRHDTIEGMASAVLREHDGPLVLCGASMGGMVAMEAARQAPERIAGLMLLGTSARPETPDMFTLREGAIEWFERGEVREIIEPNVAFAFHAAQAANPALVQRYLDIVLGAGAAQLIRQNHAVMRRPDARTHLALLRVPVLLMCGDDDRLAPPECTREMAALLPRAEVVWVPQCGHMLTMEKPAFVNTALNAWLGKHFPNA; encoded by the coding sequence ATGCCTCATCTTGTCCTGCTGCCCGGCCTTGCCTGCGACGAACGCCTCTGGGAGGCCCAGTTGCCCGCCCTGCCCGCCGCCTTCGGCGCCCGCGTGAGCGATGTCCAGACGCGCCACGACACCATCGAAGGCATGGCCAGCGCCGTGCTGCGCGAACACGACGGCCCGCTGGTGCTGTGCGGCGCGTCGATGGGCGGCATGGTCGCGATGGAGGCGGCACGCCAGGCGCCCGAGCGCATCGCCGGGCTGATGCTGCTGGGCACCAGCGCGCGGCCCGAGACGCCCGACATGTTCACGCTGCGCGAAGGCGCCATCGAGTGGTTCGAGCGCGGCGAGGTGCGCGAGATCATCGAGCCCAACGTCGCCTTCGCCTTCCATGCCGCGCAGGCCGCCAACCCCGCGCTGGTGCAACGCTACCTCGACATCGTGCTCGGCGCCGGCGCGGCCCAGCTCATCCGCCAGAACCACGCCGTGATGCGCCGACCCGACGCGCGCACACACCTGGCCTTGCTGCGCGTACCGGTGCTGCTGATGTGCGGCGACGACGACCGCCTCGCGCCGCCCGAATGCACCCGCGAGATGGCGGCGCTGCTGCCGCGCGCCGAGGTGGTGTGGGTGCCGCAGTGCGGCCACATGCTGACGATGGAGAAGCCTGCGTTCGTCAACACGGCGCTCAACGCCTGGCTGGGCAAGCACTTCCCGAACGCTTGA
- a CDS encoding M16 family metallopeptidase: MKHLSPRRAASGAVLALALSALWTVPAQAQSTPAPAASASAAAAPGPQQFTLANGMTVIVQPDRRSPTAVQMVWVRVGSMDEVDGTSGVAHVLEHMLFKGTKSVPAGEFSRRVAALGGQENAFTMRDATGYYQQIPVGSLEQVMKLESDRFANNQWPDDEFKREIEVVKEERRLRTDDQPRALLGEQQNAAVFTSSPYRRPVVGWMSDLESMTPADARAFFQRWYVPANAVLVVAGDVDVARVRALAEKYYGSIPARAVPERKPRTEPTQRGIRRLEFKAPAEQAYVSLAFRVPQLTNLDDANSDAWALVVLSAVLDGYAGARLDRALTQGPGRVADSAGAYAGFVGRGPQLFMLDGVPAAGKTAETVEAALRAQVARVAKDGVGEAELARVKTQWVASETYKRDSVMAQARELGSNWIQGLPLDASERIVARLQAVTAAQVQAVAAKYFGDDQLTVATLRPLPPEPKRGRGFAAPAGEMR, from the coding sequence ATGAAACACCTCTCGCCACGCCGCGCTGCGTCTGGTGCGGTGCTGGCCCTGGCGCTTTCTGCGCTGTGGACCGTGCCCGCGCAGGCCCAGTCCACCCCCGCTCCCGCTGCGTCGGCCTCCGCCGCCGCAGCTCCGGGCCCCCAGCAATTCACCCTCGCCAACGGCATGACCGTGATCGTGCAGCCCGACCGGCGCTCGCCGACCGCGGTGCAGATGGTCTGGGTGCGGGTCGGCTCCATGGACGAGGTCGACGGCACCTCGGGCGTGGCGCACGTGCTGGAGCACATGCTGTTCAAGGGCACGAAGAGCGTGCCGGCCGGCGAGTTCTCGCGCCGCGTGGCGGCGCTGGGCGGGCAGGAAAACGCCTTCACCATGCGCGATGCCACGGGCTACTACCAGCAGATCCCGGTCGGCAGCCTCGAACAGGTGATGAAGCTCGAATCGGACCGCTTCGCCAACAACCAGTGGCCCGACGACGAGTTCAAGCGCGAGATCGAGGTGGTCAAGGAAGAGCGCCGTCTGCGCACCGACGACCAGCCGCGCGCCCTGCTCGGCGAGCAGCAGAATGCGGCCGTCTTCACCTCGTCGCCGTACCGCCGCCCCGTGGTGGGCTGGATGAGCGACCTCGAATCGATGACGCCCGCCGACGCGCGCGCCTTCTTCCAGCGCTGGTACGTGCCCGCCAACGCCGTGCTCGTGGTGGCCGGCGATGTCGACGTGGCGCGCGTGCGCGCGCTGGCCGAGAAGTACTACGGCAGCATCCCCGCGCGCGCCGTGCCGGAGCGCAAGCCGCGCACCGAGCCCACGCAGCGCGGCATCCGCCGCCTCGAATTCAAGGCCCCCGCCGAGCAGGCGTATGTGTCGCTCGCCTTCCGCGTGCCGCAGCTCACCAACCTCGACGACGCCAACAGCGACGCCTGGGCGCTGGTGGTGCTCTCGGCCGTGCTCGACGGCTACGCCGGTGCGCGGCTCGACCGCGCGCTCACGCAAGGCCCCGGCCGCGTGGCCGATTCGGCCGGCGCGTATGCGGGCTTCGTCGGTCGCGGTCCGCAGCTCTTCATGCTCGACGGCGTGCCGGCGGCCGGCAAGACCGCCGAGACGGTCGAAGCTGCACTGCGTGCCCAGGTGGCGCGCGTGGCGAAAGACGGTGTCGGCGAGGCCGAGCTGGCCCGCGTCAAGACGCAGTGGGTGGCGAGCGAAACCTACAAGCGCGATTCGGTGATGGCGCAGGCGCGCGAACTCGGCAGCAACTGGATTCAGGGCCTGCCGCTGGACGCCAGCGAGCGCATCGTCGCCCGGCTGCAGGCCGTGACGGCGGCGCAGGTGCAGGCGGTGGCCGCCAAGTACTTCGGCGATGACCAGCTCACGGTCGCCACGCTGCGGCCCCTGCCGCCCGAACCCAAGCGCGGCCGCGGCTTCGCCGCCCCCGCTGGCGAGATGCGCTGA
- the pcp gene encoding pyroglutamyl-peptidase I → MPAKRASPSVLLTGFEPFEQELLNPSWEAVRSLDGWTCGRATVHARLVPCIFGEALDALDRAMDELQPTLVICIGQAGGRAEFTPERIAINVDDARVPDNLGRQPIDVPVVPGAPVAYFSSLPVKAIVRELRAGGVPASVSNSAGTFVCNHLFYGLMHRIATQAMAKGVRGGFIHIPYLPAQAARFPGAPSMALETLVEALRITVKTALAVKQDVAETGGQLH, encoded by the coding sequence ATGCCGGCGAAGCGCGCTTCTCCCAGCGTTTTGTTGACGGGCTTCGAGCCCTTCGAGCAGGAGCTGCTCAATCCGTCATGGGAAGCGGTGCGCTCGCTCGACGGCTGGACGTGCGGCCGCGCCACGGTGCATGCGCGCCTGGTGCCCTGCATCTTCGGCGAGGCGCTCGACGCGCTCGACCGCGCGATGGACGAGCTCCAGCCGACGCTGGTGATCTGCATCGGCCAAGCGGGCGGCCGCGCCGAGTTCACGCCCGAGCGCATCGCCATCAACGTCGACGACGCCCGCGTGCCCGACAACCTCGGCCGCCAGCCAATCGACGTGCCGGTGGTGCCCGGCGCGCCCGTCGCCTACTTCTCAAGCTTGCCCGTGAAGGCCATCGTGCGCGAACTGCGCGCGGGCGGCGTGCCGGCCTCGGTGTCGAACAGCGCGGGCACCTTCGTGTGCAACCACCTCTTCTACGGGCTGATGCACCGCATCGCGACGCAGGCGATGGCGAAGGGCGTGCGCGGCGGCTTCATCCACATTCCCTACCTGCCGGCACAGGCGGCGCGCTTTCCGGGCGCGCCGAGCATGGCGCTCGAGACGCTGGTCGAGGCGTTGCGCATCACCGTGAAGACCGCGCTGGCTGTGAAGCAGGACGTCGCGGAAACCGGCGGCCAGTTGCACTGA
- the pxpB gene encoding 5-oxoprolinase subunit PxpB: MPRLHPLGDAALVCDLPAPATLAQQQRIWALAAEVLAWPGVGEALPGMNNLTLTFDPTAVAFEELAARVLQAWPGLAAHAAEGRRIEIPVAYGGEHGPDLADVAAHTGLSAAEVVRRHSGGDYVVYLLGFLPGFAFMGGLSPELATPRRAEPRTAVPARSVGIGGEQTGIYPLVSPGGWQLIGRTPLELFDPSAESPTLLRPGDRVRFVVESLQP, from the coding sequence TTGCCCCGCCTGCATCCGCTGGGCGATGCGGCGCTGGTGTGCGACCTGCCCGCGCCCGCCACGCTGGCGCAGCAGCAGCGCATCTGGGCGCTGGCCGCCGAGGTGCTGGCCTGGCCCGGCGTCGGCGAGGCGCTGCCGGGCATGAACAACCTCACGCTGACCTTCGACCCGACCGCCGTGGCGTTCGAGGAACTCGCGGCGCGCGTGCTTCAGGCCTGGCCGGGGCTTGCGGCCCACGCCGCCGAAGGGCGACGCATCGAGATTCCCGTGGCCTACGGCGGCGAGCACGGTCCCGACCTCGCCGACGTGGCGGCCCACACCGGGCTGTCGGCGGCCGAGGTGGTGCGCCGCCACAGCGGCGGCGACTACGTGGTCTACCTGCTCGGCTTTTTGCCGGGCTTTGCCTTCATGGGTGGGCTGTCGCCCGAACTCGCGACACCGCGCCGCGCCGAACCGCGCACCGCCGTGCCGGCGCGCTCGGTCGGCATCGGCGGCGAGCAGACCGGCATCTACCCGCTGGTGTCGCCGGGCGGCTGGCAGCTCATCGGCCGCACGCCGCTCGAGCTGTTCGACCCGTCGGCCGAGTCGCCCACGCTGCTGCGCCCCGGCGACCGCGTGCGCTTCGTCGTCGAAAGCCTGCAGCCATGA
- the pxpA gene encoding 5-oxoprolinase subunit PxpA: protein MQIDLNADLGEGAGSDEALLGLVSSANIACGWHAGDAKTMQQCVRWAMAHGVAIGAHPSFPDRENFGRSTMHLPPEEIVANVLYQVGALAAIVKAEGGRLSHVKPHGQLYNQAVKEPELAEALCEAVRRFDPSLKFFGLAGSNMIDAARRAGLQPVEEVFADRGYMPDGSLVPRSQPGALIESEEQSLAQTLSLVRDHRVVAIDGSTVAVNAQSVCLHGDGAHALAFARRIRERLQQEGIAVRAMA, encoded by the coding sequence ATGCAGATCGACCTGAACGCCGACCTCGGCGAAGGCGCCGGCAGCGACGAAGCGCTGCTCGGCCTCGTGAGTTCCGCCAACATCGCCTGCGGCTGGCACGCGGGCGACGCCAAGACGATGCAGCAGTGCGTGCGCTGGGCCATGGCCCACGGCGTGGCGATCGGCGCGCACCCGAGCTTTCCCGACCGCGAGAACTTCGGCCGCAGCACCATGCACCTGCCGCCCGAGGAGATCGTGGCGAACGTGCTCTACCAGGTCGGCGCGCTGGCCGCGATCGTCAAGGCCGAGGGCGGCCGGCTCTCGCACGTGAAGCCGCACGGCCAGCTCTACAACCAGGCGGTGAAAGAGCCCGAACTCGCCGAGGCGCTGTGCGAGGCGGTGCGCCGCTTCGACCCTTCACTCAAGTTCTTCGGCCTGGCCGGCAGCAACATGATCGACGCGGCCCGCCGCGCCGGCCTGCAGCCCGTCGAAGAGGTGTTCGCCGACCGCGGCTACATGCCCGACGGCAGCCTCGTGCCGCGCAGCCAGCCCGGCGCGCTCATCGAGAGCGAAGAACAGTCGCTGGCGCAGACGCTGTCGCTGGTGCGCGACCACCGCGTGGTCGCCATCGACGGCAGCACCGTGGCAGTCAATGCCCAGAGCGTGTGCCTGCACGGTGACGGCGCGCATGCGCTGGCCTTCGCGCGGCGCATCCGCGAGCGCTTGCAGCAGGAAGGCATCGCCGTCCGCGCGATGGCTTGA
- the coaD gene encoding pantetheine-phosphate adenylyltransferase gives MASNVIAVYPGTFDPITLGHEDVVRRATQLFSKVIVAVAAGHHKKALFTLSERMDMAREAVKPYSDQVTVESFSGLLRDFVVARGGKAMVRGLRAVTDFDYEFQLAGMNRSLMPDVETVFLTPSDKYQFISSTFVREIAMLGGEVNKFVSPNVEQQLTAKVRSLGRE, from the coding sequence ATGGCCAGCAACGTGATCGCGGTTTATCCCGGCACTTTCGACCCCATCACCCTCGGTCACGAGGACGTGGTGCGGCGTGCAACCCAACTCTTCTCCAAGGTGATCGTCGCCGTCGCGGCGGGCCACCACAAGAAGGCGCTGTTCACGCTCTCCGAGCGCATGGACATGGCCCGCGAGGCGGTGAAGCCCTACAGCGACCAGGTGACGGTCGAGAGCTTCTCGGGCCTGCTGCGTGACTTCGTCGTTGCGCGCGGCGGCAAGGCCATGGTGCGCGGCCTGCGCGCCGTGACCGACTTCGACTACGAGTTCCAGCTCGCCGGCATGAACCGCTCGCTGATGCCCGACGTCGAGACCGTGTTCCTCACGCCGAGCGACAAGTACCAGTTCATCTCCAGCACCTTCGTGCGCGAGATCGCCATGCTCGGCGGCGAGGTCAACAAGTTCGTCTCGCCGAACGTCGAGCAGCAGCTCACTGCCAAGGTTCGCAGCCTGGGCAGAGAATGA
- a CDS encoding LysR family transcriptional regulator ArgP, producing the protein MLDYAALHALAAVVREGSFERAARALHVTPSAVSQRVKLLEERTGGALLVRGQPCVATEAGLQLCRHVERVGMLEHELREALPALGMGSGEAHERVTVRVAVNADSLATWFMAGAAAFAAQAPDALLDLTADDQDHTAERLRSGAVLAAVTALAQPVTGCNSEALGTVHYVAAASPDFVERYFAKGVGARTLAAAPNLVFDRKDRLQARWVRRICHRNMETPRHWVPSPAAFVEAACRGMGWGMHPTSMVADALRDGTLVELVPGATLPVPLYWQQARAAPRLLEQLGAAVRAAARSGPHALA; encoded by the coding sequence ATGCTCGACTACGCCGCCCTGCACGCCCTTGCCGCCGTGGTGCGCGAAGGCAGTTTCGAGCGCGCCGCCCGCGCGCTGCACGTCACGCCCTCGGCGGTGTCGCAGCGCGTGAAGCTGCTCGAGGAGCGCACCGGCGGCGCGCTGCTGGTGCGCGGCCAGCCCTGCGTGGCGACCGAGGCCGGCCTGCAGCTGTGCCGGCACGTCGAGCGCGTGGGCATGCTGGAGCACGAGCTGCGCGAGGCCCTGCCCGCGCTCGGCATGGGCAGCGGCGAGGCGCACGAGCGGGTCACGGTGCGGGTGGCCGTCAACGCCGACAGCCTCGCGACCTGGTTCATGGCGGGGGCCGCGGCCTTTGCCGCGCAGGCACCCGACGCCCTGCTCGACCTCACGGCCGACGACCAGGACCACACGGCCGAGCGGCTGCGCAGTGGCGCGGTGCTCGCAGCCGTGACCGCGCTGGCCCAGCCGGTCACCGGCTGCAACAGTGAAGCGCTGGGCACGGTGCACTACGTGGCCGCCGCGAGCCCCGATTTTGTGGAACGGTATTTCGCCAAGGGCGTTGGGGCGCGCACGCTGGCCGCTGCGCCGAACCTGGTGTTCGACCGCAAGGACCGGCTGCAGGCGCGCTGGGTGCGCCGCATCTGCCATCGCAACATGGAAACGCCGCGCCACTGGGTGCCCTCGCCCGCTGCCTTCGTCGAGGCGGCCTGCCGCGGCATGGGCTGGGGCATGCACCCGACCAGCATGGTGGCCGACGCCTTGCGCGACGGCACGCTGGTCGAACTGGTGCCCGGCGCGACGCTGCCGGTGCCGCTGTACTGGCAGCAGGCGCGCGCAGCGCCCCGCCTGTTGGAACAGCTCGGCGCCGCGGTGCGCGCCGCCGCGCGCAGCGGGCCGCACGCGCTGGCCTGA